In the Candidatus Electrothrix sp. GW3-4 genome, one interval contains:
- a CDS encoding IMP cyclohydrolase, with translation MNKAARALISLTDKSGIEDFAKALTEMGIEILSTGGTAKKMRDNGIDVTDVSEFTGFPEMLDGRVKTLHPLVHGAILHQRENADHQQQCAEHGIKPIDIVAVNLYAFEKTVADPNCALGDAIENIDIGGPTLLRASAKNFQDVTVIVDPADYDQVLAEIRATGNTTLKTRFKLAVKVFQLTSSYDTAIADWLVKVDVERNPYFDGE, from the coding sequence ATGAACAAAGCAGCCAGGGCCTTAATCAGCCTGACCGATAAATCCGGCATTGAAGATTTTGCCAAGGCATTAACCGAGATGGGCATCGAGATCCTGTCCACTGGCGGAACGGCCAAAAAGATGCGGGACAATGGCATTGACGTGACTGACGTGTCTGAGTTCACCGGTTTTCCGGAAATGCTGGATGGACGGGTCAAAACCCTGCATCCCCTGGTACACGGAGCTATTCTTCATCAGCGGGAGAATGCCGATCATCAGCAGCAATGTGCAGAGCACGGTATCAAGCCCATTGATATTGTGGCCGTGAATCTCTATGCCTTTGAGAAAACCGTAGCTGATCCGAATTGTGCCCTTGGCGATGCCATTGAAAATATCGATATCGGCGGGCCGACCCTGCTGCGGGCGTCAGCCAAAAATTTTCAGGATGTAACCGTGATCGTTGATCCTGCTGATTATGATCAGGTCCTTGCAGAAATTCGTGCAACCGGTAACACAACCCTGAAGACCAGATTCAAGCTGGCAGTGAAGGTCTTTCAGCTGACCTCGTCTTATGATACTGCCATTGCTGATTGGCTGGTGAAAGTGGATGTGGAGAGAAACCCCTATTTTGACGGGG